A stretch of Candidatus Latescibacterota bacterium DNA encodes these proteins:
- a CDS encoding (2Fe-2S)-binding protein gives MSETLSFSIDGKALEAQPGETILKAAARGGVYIPRLCAFKDLSPFGSCRVCTVLVNGRAAAACTQPVSEGMVVESDTEAVNAIRRDMVDMLFVEGNHYCMFCEKSGNCELQAMAYRLGITAPRFPYLFPEREVDMSHPDLYIDRNRCILCARCIRASREWDGKQVFEFEGRGHTKRLTVNAVALLAETDAAVSDRAARACPVGALLPKREGYAVPVGQRLYDHAPIGTDIEQGTAVD, from the coding sequence ATGAGCGAGACACTGAGCTTCAGCATCGACGGAAAGGCCCTCGAGGCCCAGCCCGGCGAGACGATCCTGAAGGCCGCGGCGCGCGGGGGCGTGTACATCCCCAGGCTCTGCGCGTTCAAGGACCTCTCCCCCTTCGGCAGCTGCCGCGTCTGCACGGTGCTGGTGAACGGCCGCGCCGCGGCCGCCTGCACCCAGCCGGTCAGCGAGGGCATGGTGGTCGAGAGCGACACCGAAGCCGTGAATGCGATCCGGCGGGACATGGTGGACATGCTCTTCGTCGAGGGCAACCACTACTGCATGTTCTGCGAGAAGAGCGGCAACTGCGAGCTGCAGGCCATGGCCTACCGGCTCGGCATCACCGCGCCGCGCTTTCCCTATCTGTTCCCCGAGCGCGAGGTGGACATGAGCCACCCCGATCTCTACATCGACCGCAACCGCTGCATCCTCTGCGCGCGCTGCATCCGCGCGTCGCGCGAGTGGGACGGCAAGCAGGTCTTCGAGTTCGAGGGACGCGGCCACACGAAGCGCCTCACCGTGAACGCGGTGGCGCTGCTGGCGGAGACCGACGCCGCGGTCAGCGACCGCGCGGCCCGCGCCTGCCCCGTGGGGGCGCTGCTGCCCAAGCGGGAAGGCTACGCCGTCCCCGTGGGGCAACGGCTCTACGATCATGCGCCGATCGGAACGGACATCGAACAGGGTACGGCTGTCGACTAA
- a CDS encoding septum formation initiator family protein, translated as MNGGTARGTDPAAWREAWRPESVRDGLPLGASRAAARTPYLRRPWTEGRIGGRTFKGGIFLILGILVYLLVLSDTGWLRQWRLQQRRHQLQAEIARLEAESAGLAAESQRLADDPSYRERIAREEWGYKRKDETVYHLRRQD; from the coding sequence ATGAACGGCGGCACGGCTCGGGGGACGGACCCCGCCGCCTGGCGCGAGGCCTGGCGGCCGGAGTCCGTGCGCGACGGCCTGCCGCTGGGCGCCTCCCGCGCCGCCGCCCGCACCCCCTACCTCCGCCGGCCCTGGACCGAGGGCCGCATCGGCGGCCGCACCTTCAAGGGCGGCATCTTCCTGATCCTGGGCATCCTCGTGTATCTGCTCGTCCTCTCCGACACCGGCTGGCTGCGCCAGTGGCGCCTCCAGCAGCGCCGTCACCAGCTCCAGGCCGAGATCGCCCGCCTCGAAGCGGAGTCGGCCGGCCTCGCCGCCGAGTCCCAGCGCCTGGCCGACGACCCCAGCTACCGCGAGCGCATCGCCCGCGAGGAATGGGGCTACAAGCGCAAGGACGAGACCGTCTACCACCTCCGCCGCCAAGATTAA
- a CDS encoding NADP oxidoreductase, whose amino-acid sequence MAKPKLATTSLAGCFGCHMSILDIDERILELVELVDFDKSPVDDIKTFSGRCAVGLVEGGCCNEENVKVLRDFREHCDVLISVGDCAINGGIPAMRNTIPLRECLEEAYLNGPSVHNPAGKIPDDPEIPLLLNRVFPCHEVVKIDYHLPGCPPPADTLWQALVALLTDKPLALPYALIKYD is encoded by the coding sequence ATGGCGAAACCCAAGCTGGCCACCACGTCGCTCGCCGGCTGCTTCGGCTGCCACATGTCGATCCTGGACATCGACGAGCGCATCCTGGAGCTCGTGGAGCTGGTGGACTTCGACAAGTCGCCCGTCGACGACATCAAGACCTTCAGCGGCCGCTGCGCCGTGGGCCTCGTGGAGGGCGGCTGCTGCAACGAGGAGAACGTGAAGGTGCTGCGCGACTTCCGCGAGCACTGCGACGTGCTGATCTCCGTCGGCGACTGCGCGATCAACGGGGGCATCCCGGCGATGCGCAACACGATTCCGCTGCGCGAGTGCCTCGAGGAGGCCTACCTGAACGGCCCCAGCGTGCACAACCCCGCGGGCAAGATCCCCGACGACCCGGAGATCCCGCTGCTGCTGAACCGCGTCTTCCCCTGCCACGAGGTGGTCAAGATCGACTACCACCTGCCCGGCTGCCCGCCGCCCGCGGATACGCTCTGGCAGGCCCTGGTGGCGCTGCTCACGGACAAACCCCTGGCGCTTCCCTACGCGCTCATCAAGTACGACTAG
- a CDS encoding response regulator, whose translation MRDGKHLILCIDDDPDILFTLRIMLEQEGFAVETAASAEDGLRCFRRQAPDALIVDLMMEEVDAGTSLVRDLKALGNVAPVFMLSSAGDNLSMATDYSSLGLAGVFQKPMSRERLVGMLRAKLG comes from the coding sequence ATGCGAGACGGAAAGCACCTGATCCTCTGCATCGACGACGACCCGGACATCCTCTTCACGCTCCGGATCATGCTGGAGCAGGAGGGCTTCGCCGTGGAGACGGCGGCCAGCGCCGAGGACGGCCTGCGCTGCTTCCGGCGGCAGGCCCCGGACGCGCTGATCGTCGACCTCATGATGGAGGAAGTGGACGCGGGCACGAGCCTGGTCCGGGACCTGAAGGCGCTGGGCAACGTTGCGCCGGTCTTCATGCTCAGCTCCGCGGGCGACAACCTGTCGATGGCCACCGACTACTCCAGCCTCGGACTCGCCGGCGTCTTCCAGAAGCCCATGAGCCGGGAACGCCTGGTGGGCATGCTCAGGGCCAAGCTGGGCTAG
- a CDS encoding NAD(P)-dependent oxidoreductase produces MASQRPRILVTGASGLIGRHFLAATLDDCEIVGLARRTPQQVGIAEHPNLRWFQADIGRAECLEGVTEQIAAGGPIDFVLHLAGYYDFTYEDNPEYQRSNVDGTRNVLELARRLGVRRFIFASSLAACEFRGRREPIDEETPPDASFEYARSKRQGEAMLADYSRHFRATVLRFAAVVTDWCEYAPLYVFLNTWLSGAWNARILGGKGRTGITYIHIRDLIKLIRAVMAQDEQLPAFSTYVASPDGTVTHRELYDLAQRFYHGHVPRPILMPKPLAAPGVLLRDLVGRLVGRRPFERLWMLGYMDHQLRVDASRTRAALGWAPAERDHVLHRMLYMIENMISRPEIWRGRNEAFFRRRDLRPSLVISEELEREKERVLRELEGRLRGAGQAASYPRLRALPPEEVRRMLRVLLQLLVGSIRGVNRSLLLNYIDERWPELAGAGVAPEEFCELLGDLNAILLGLTIELPRLAGLRQQCHSFISLTLQLARDQVYVADEHLRLEPAGVAAPTTPPTAPRQAVLGSASEVIDQLRARYRLSPHSTLTLDDLQLLLQALEDRQRR; encoded by the coding sequence ATGGCCTCCCAGCGCCCCCGCATCCTCGTCACCGGCGCCTCGGGCCTGATCGGCCGCCACTTCCTCGCCGCCACCCTGGACGACTGCGAGATCGTCGGCCTGGCACGGCGCACGCCGCAGCAGGTGGGCATCGCCGAGCACCCCAACTTGCGCTGGTTCCAGGCGGACATCGGCCGCGCGGAGTGCCTGGAGGGCGTCACCGAGCAGATCGCCGCGGGCGGGCCGATCGACTTCGTGCTGCACCTCGCGGGCTACTACGACTTCACCTACGAAGACAACCCCGAGTATCAGCGCAGCAACGTCGACGGCACCCGCAACGTCCTCGAGCTGGCGCGGCGGCTGGGGGTCCGCCGCTTCATCTTCGCCAGTTCGCTCGCCGCCTGCGAGTTCCGCGGCCGGCGCGAGCCCATCGACGAGGAAACGCCCCCGGACGCCAGCTTCGAGTACGCGCGCAGCAAGCGGCAGGGCGAGGCGATGCTCGCCGACTACTCGCGGCACTTCCGGGCGACGGTGCTGCGCTTCGCGGCCGTGGTCACGGACTGGTGCGAGTACGCGCCGCTCTACGTCTTTCTGAACACCTGGCTGAGCGGGGCCTGGAACGCGCGCATCCTCGGCGGCAAGGGGCGGACGGGGATCACCTACATCCACATCCGCGATCTCATCAAGCTCATCCGCGCGGTGATGGCGCAGGACGAGCAGCTGCCGGCCTTCAGCACCTACGTGGCGAGTCCGGACGGCACCGTCACGCACCGGGAGCTCTACGACCTGGCGCAGCGCTTCTATCACGGTCACGTCCCGCGGCCGATCCTGATGCCGAAGCCGCTGGCCGCGCCGGGCGTGCTGCTGCGCGACCTCGTCGGCCGCCTCGTCGGCCGCCGGCCCTTCGAACGCCTCTGGATGCTCGGCTACATGGACCACCAGCTGCGCGTCGACGCTTCGCGCACCCGCGCGGCGCTGGGCTGGGCCCCCGCCGAGCGCGACCACGTGCTGCACCGCATGCTCTACATGATCGAGAACATGATCAGCCGTCCAGAGATCTGGCGCGGGCGCAACGAGGCCTTCTTCCGGCGGCGGGACCTGCGGCCGAGTCTCGTCATCAGCGAGGAGCTGGAGCGCGAGAAGGAGCGCGTGCTTCGCGAGCTCGAGGGACGCCTGCGCGGCGCGGGCCAGGCGGCCAGCTACCCGCGCCTGCGCGCGCTGCCTCCCGAGGAGGTGCGCCGCATGCTGCGCGTGCTCCTCCAGCTCCTGGTGGGCTCCATTCGTGGCGTGAACCGCTCGCTGCTGCTCAACTACATCGACGAGCGCTGGCCCGAGCTGGCCGGCGCCGGCGTGGCTCCGGAGGAGTTCTGCGAACTGCTGGGCGACCTGAACGCGATCCTGCTCGGCCTCACCATCGAACTCCCCCGCCTGGCCGGCCTTCGCCAGCAGTGCCACAGCTTCATCTCCCTGACCCTCCAGCTCGCCCGGGACCAGGTCTACGTGGCCGACGAACACCTGCGCCTCGAGCCCGCAGGCGTGGCGGCGCCCACGACTCCGCCGACGGCCCCGCGGCAGGCCGTGCTGGGCTCCGCGTCGGAGGTCATCGACCAGCTCCGGGCGCGCTATCGCCTGTCCCCGCACTCCACGCTCACGCTGGACGACCTGCAGCTCCTCCTCCAGGCCCTGGAAGACCGCCAGCGCCGCTGA
- a CDS encoding sigma-70 family RNA polymerase sigma factor codes for MSAEDRELIRSCLRGDRRAYKTLLARYQDPIFNYCQRMIKDSGQAEDIAQEALVRTLTRLENYDERYSFSAWVFKIATNLCIDHLRKAKRIAYSLDQELDGKDGSFRREVAAPTPDPSQRALAAEQMRMLDEAVAELPEHYRAILLLRHREELSYEEIARILELPIGTVKIRIHRAREQIKRRLDRDELL; via the coding sequence GTGAGCGCCGAGGACCGCGAGCTGATTCGCAGTTGCCTCCGCGGCGACCGCCGAGCCTACAAGACCCTCCTGGCGCGCTACCAGGACCCGATCTTCAACTATTGCCAGCGCATGATCAAGGACTCGGGCCAGGCCGAGGACATCGCCCAGGAGGCGCTGGTCCGGACGCTCACGCGGCTGGAGAACTATGACGAGCGCTACAGCTTCTCCGCCTGGGTCTTCAAGATCGCGACGAACCTGTGCATCGACCACCTGCGCAAGGCCAAGCGCATCGCCTACTCCCTGGACCAGGAGCTCGACGGCAAGGACGGCAGCTTCCGCCGCGAGGTGGCGGCGCCGACGCCGGATCCTTCCCAGCGCGCCCTGGCGGCCGAGCAGATGCGCATGCTGGACGAGGCGGTGGCCGAGCTGCCGGAGCACTACCGGGCCATCCTGCTGCTCCGTCACCGGGAAGAGCTGAGCTACGAGGAGATCGCCCGCATCCTCGAGCTGCCCATCGGCACGGTGAAGATCCGCATCCACCGCGCCCGCGAGCAGATCAAACGGAGGTTGGATCGTGACGAGCTACTCTAA
- a CDS encoding NAD(P)H-dependent oxidoreductase subunit E, whose translation MTATLETVVKESCQAHGHDRHRMMDIVRAVQRRQGCVDAEAQRLIAEEVGCSRAEVASVVSFYSFLSRRPQGQVVIRLCDDVVDEMRGSARVADALRDELGIDFGETTADGKISLEWTACIGLCDQAPAALVNDVPVTDLSADVARTGVQRLREHLDPQRLVRRYGDGNNAHDLVRAAVNNHVRQEGPVLFADSVPGAGLINALAMSPAEVIRQLKTSRLRGRGGAGFPTGMKWEFTRAAEGERRYIVCNADEGEPGTFKDRVLLTERADLLFEGMTIAGYALGAAEGIVYLRAEYAYLQPFLEKLLQQRRDRGWLGKRVMRSESFDFDIRIQMGAGAYVCGEETALLSSCEGLRGDPKTRPPFPAQKGYLGHPTSVNNVETLCCVTRILEMGPGWFAKLGTPGSSGTKLISVSGDCNRPGVYEIPFGTTLREMFTLCGAQDVLAAQVGGPSGQLVGEDDFDRKLCYDDLATGGALIVFGHERDLLHVVDKFLDFFVHESCGFCTPCRVGTRLLQERVRRIAEGRGEAADLDYLESLGGSIKTASRCGLGQTAANPVLSSLRNFRDAYLARLRETAPGLQPAFDIQRELSQASAITGRESVHFSTKG comes from the coding sequence ATGACTGCGACGCTGGAGACGGTGGTCAAGGAGAGCTGCCAGGCCCACGGCCACGACCGACACCGCATGATGGACATCGTCCGCGCCGTGCAGCGGCGCCAGGGCTGCGTCGACGCGGAGGCGCAGCGGCTCATCGCCGAGGAGGTCGGCTGCTCGCGCGCCGAGGTGGCGAGCGTCGTCTCCTTCTATAGCTTCCTGTCGCGGCGTCCCCAGGGCCAGGTGGTGATCCGCCTCTGCGACGACGTCGTGGACGAGATGCGCGGCAGCGCCCGCGTGGCCGACGCCCTGCGCGACGAGCTGGGCATCGACTTCGGCGAGACCACGGCCGACGGCAAGATCTCCCTCGAGTGGACGGCCTGCATCGGCCTCTGCGACCAGGCGCCGGCGGCGCTGGTGAACGACGTTCCCGTCACCGATCTCAGCGCGGACGTGGCGCGCACCGGCGTCCAGCGGCTGCGCGAGCACCTCGATCCCCAGCGCCTGGTGCGCCGCTACGGCGACGGCAACAACGCCCACGACCTCGTGCGCGCGGCCGTCAACAACCACGTGCGGCAGGAAGGGCCGGTGCTCTTCGCCGACAGCGTCCCGGGGGCCGGCCTGATCAACGCGCTGGCCATGAGCCCGGCGGAGGTGATCCGTCAGCTCAAGACCTCGCGCCTGCGCGGCCGCGGCGGCGCCGGCTTTCCCACCGGCATGAAGTGGGAGTTCACGCGGGCGGCCGAGGGCGAGCGGCGCTACATCGTCTGCAACGCGGACGAGGGCGAGCCCGGCACGTTCAAGGACCGCGTGCTGCTGACCGAGCGCGCCGACCTGCTCTTCGAGGGCATGACGATCGCCGGCTACGCGCTGGGCGCGGCGGAGGGCATCGTCTACCTGCGCGCGGAGTACGCCTACCTGCAGCCCTTCCTCGAGAAGCTGCTCCAGCAGCGGCGCGACCGCGGCTGGCTCGGCAAGCGCGTGATGCGCAGCGAGAGCTTCGACTTCGACATCCGCATCCAGATGGGCGCGGGCGCCTACGTCTGCGGCGAGGAGACCGCGCTGCTCAGCTCCTGCGAGGGCCTGCGCGGCGATCCCAAGACGCGCCCCCCCTTCCCCGCGCAGAAGGGCTACCTCGGCCACCCCACCTCGGTGAACAACGTGGAGACGCTCTGCTGCGTCACCCGCATCCTCGAGATGGGCCCCGGCTGGTTCGCCAAGCTGGGCACGCCCGGCAGCAGCGGCACCAAGCTGATCAGCGTGTCGGGGGACTGCAACCGACCGGGGGTCTACGAGATCCCCTTCGGGACGACCCTGCGCGAGATGTTCACGCTCTGCGGCGCCCAGGACGTGCTCGCCGCCCAGGTGGGCGGTCCGAGCGGCCAGCTGGTGGGCGAGGACGACTTCGACCGCAAGCTCTGCTACGACGACCTCGCCACCGGCGGCGCGCTGATCGTCTTCGGGCACGAGCGCGACCTGCTGCACGTCGTGGACAAGTTCCTCGACTTCTTCGTCCACGAGAGCTGCGGGTTCTGCACGCCCTGCCGCGTGGGCACGCGGCTCCTGCAGGAGCGCGTGCGGCGCATCGCCGAGGGACGGGGCGAGGCGGCCGACCTCGACTACCTGGAGAGCCTGGGCGGCAGCATCAAGACGGCCAGCCGCTGCGGGCTGGGCCAGACCGCGGCCAACCCGGTGCTCAGCAGCCTGCGCAACTTCCGCGACGCCTACCTGGCCCGCCTGCGCGAGACCGCGCCGGGGCTGCAGCCGGCCTTCGACATCCAGCGCGAACTCAGCCAGGCGTCGGCGATCACCGGGCGCGAGTCCGTCCACTTCAGCACGAAGGGCTAG
- a CDS encoding hydrogenase maturation protease: MNAPRRTLVFGFGNPGRGDDGLGPALAAAVAELGLAGVDTDADYQLSVEDAATASRRDRVVFVDAAAQGPAPFALRRIEPGSARPTFSSHHVSPEGVLALARELFDAAPEAWLLAIRGYDFDEFREGLSDGAQANLAAAIATLHTQLTTGEMACETEST, encoded by the coding sequence GTGAACGCTCCGCGGCGCACCCTGGTGTTCGGCTTCGGCAACCCCGGCCGCGGGGACGACGGCCTGGGCCCGGCCCTGGCCGCCGCCGTGGCGGAGCTGGGTCTCGCCGGCGTCGACACCGACGCGGACTACCAGCTCAGCGTCGAGGACGCCGCGACGGCCTCGCGCCGCGACCGGGTGGTCTTCGTCGACGCCGCGGCGCAGGGGCCCGCGCCCTTCGCGCTGCGGCGGATCGAGCCCGGCTCCGCGCGCCCGACCTTCAGCTCGCACCACGTGAGCCCCGAGGGCGTGCTGGCGCTCGCGCGCGAGCTGTTCGACGCCGCGCCCGAGGCCTGGCTGCTCGCGATCCGCGGCTACGACTTCGACGAGTTCCGCGAGGGCCTCAGCGACGGCGCGCAGGCCAATCTGGCCGCGGCGATCGCGACCCTCCACACGCAACTGACCACGGGAGAGATGGCATGCGAGACGGAAAGCACCTGA
- the eno gene encoding phosphopyruvate hydratase — protein MSAIEEVLAREILDSRGNPTVEVEVYLASGAVGRAAVPSGASTGEHEAIELRDGDAQRYGGKGVLKAVANVTELIRPELIELDALDQAHIDSVLLDIDGTYNKEKLGANAILGVSLAVAKAASSFLDLPFYQYIGGVAARTLPVPMMNILNGGQHADNNVDIQEFMIMPTGAPDFANGLRWGAEVFHSLKKVLAERGLATAVGDEGGFAPNLGSNEEALQVILQAVEKAGYRPGEDIHLAMDAAASEFYKNGAYVLEGEGGRRLDAAGLVDYYADLVQRYPIVSIEDGLAEDDWAGWRLLTQRLGERIQLVGDDLFVTNTDRLVRGIDEGVANSILIKLNQIGTLTETLDCIETAKRAGYTNVISHRSGETEDVTISHVAVATNAGQIKTGSLCRTDRVAKYNELLRIAEELGEQGRYEGLQALNFSA, from the coding sequence ATGAGCGCCATCGAGGAGGTCCTCGCCCGCGAAATCCTCGACTCGCGGGGCAACCCCACCGTGGAGGTGGAGGTCTATCTCGCCAGCGGCGCGGTGGGTCGCGCGGCGGTGCCCTCCGGCGCCTCGACGGGCGAGCACGAGGCCATCGAGCTTCGCGACGGCGACGCCCAGCGCTACGGCGGCAAGGGCGTGCTGAAGGCCGTGGCGAACGTCACCGAGCTGATCCGGCCCGAGCTGATCGAGCTGGACGCGCTCGACCAGGCGCACATCGACTCCGTCCTGCTCGACATCGACGGCACCTACAACAAGGAGAAGCTGGGCGCCAACGCCATCCTCGGCGTCAGCCTGGCCGTGGCCAAGGCCGCGAGCAGCTTCCTCGACCTGCCCTTCTACCAGTACATCGGCGGCGTGGCGGCACGCACGCTGCCCGTCCCGATGATGAACATCCTCAACGGCGGCCAGCACGCCGACAACAACGTGGACATCCAGGAGTTCATGATCATGCCCACCGGCGCGCCCGACTTCGCCAACGGGCTGCGCTGGGGCGCCGAGGTCTTCCACTCGCTGAAGAAGGTGCTCGCCGAGCGTGGGCTGGCCACGGCCGTCGGCGACGAGGGCGGCTTCGCGCCGAATCTCGGCTCCAACGAGGAGGCGCTGCAGGTGATCCTGCAGGCCGTGGAGAAGGCCGGCTACCGACCGGGCGAGGACATCCATCTGGCCATGGACGCGGCCGCCAGCGAGTTCTACAAGAACGGCGCCTACGTGCTGGAAGGCGAGGGCGGCCGACGCCTCGACGCCGCCGGCCTGGTGGACTACTACGCCGACCTGGTGCAGCGCTATCCCATCGTCAGCATCGAGGACGGCCTCGCCGAAGACGACTGGGCCGGCTGGCGCCTGCTCACCCAGCGCCTGGGCGAGCGCATCCAGCTCGTGGGCGACGACCTGTTCGTCACCAACACCGACCGGCTGGTGCGCGGCATCGACGAGGGCGTCGCCAACTCGATCCTCATCAAGCTGAACCAGATCGGCACGCTCACGGAGACGCTGGACTGCATCGAGACCGCCAAGCGCGCGGGCTACACCAACGTCATCTCCCACCGGAGCGGCGAGACCGAAGACGTGACCATCAGCCACGTGGCCGTGGCCACGAACGCAGGGCAGATCAAGACCGGCAGCCTCTGCCGCACCGATCGCGTCGCCAAGTACAACGAATTGCTGCGCATCGCCGAGGAACTCGGCGAGCAGGGCCGCTACGAGGGCCTGCAGGCCCTCAACTTCAGCGCATGA
- a CDS encoding Ni/Fe hydrogenase subunit alpha: MATANRQITIEPVTRVEGHGKVTIQLDEAGQVTDARLHIVEFRGFERFIQGRPYWEVPVLVQRLCGICPVSHHLAAAKAMDGIVGAETLTPTAEKIRRLMHYGQTFQSHALHFFHLASPDLLFGFDAPAAKRNVIAVAAEHKDLAVQGVMMRKYGQEIIKATAGKRIHGTGAVPGGVNKNLSVAERDVFLAEIEQMLAWAQGALALARNYTEEHLQLATDFGSFPSNHLSIVDAQGGLDLYHGKLRAVTADGEVIIDQVDPQDYLDAIAEEVRPWSYMKFPFLKALGPEEGWYRVGPLARINTCARINTPLAEAARKDFMALTGGKPNNLTLAYHWARMIELVHSAEMIRDLLHDPDLQGKDLVVKGERRPEWVAIVEAPRGTLFHHYRVDAQDRVTMANLIVSTTSNNEPMNRAVRKIAKDHLSGKPEITEGLLNHVEVGIRAYDPCLSCATHALGRMPLELTLLDAAGAVLDRKATS; the protein is encoded by the coding sequence GTGGCGACCGCGAACAGGCAGATCACCATCGAGCCGGTGACCCGGGTGGAGGGCCACGGCAAAGTCACGATCCAGCTCGACGAGGCGGGGCAGGTCACCGACGCGCGCCTGCACATCGTGGAGTTCCGCGGCTTCGAGCGCTTCATCCAGGGGCGGCCCTACTGGGAGGTGCCGGTCCTCGTGCAGCGCCTCTGCGGCATCTGCCCGGTGAGCCACCACCTGGCGGCGGCCAAAGCGATGGACGGCATCGTGGGCGCCGAGACGCTCACGCCCACCGCGGAGAAGATCCGTCGCCTGATGCACTACGGGCAGACCTTCCAGTCGCACGCGCTGCACTTCTTCCACCTGGCCAGCCCGGATCTCCTCTTCGGCTTCGACGCCCCCGCGGCCAAGCGCAACGTGATCGCCGTCGCCGCGGAGCACAAGGACCTCGCGGTCCAGGGCGTGATGATGCGCAAGTACGGGCAGGAGATCATCAAGGCCACGGCCGGCAAGCGCATCCACGGCACCGGCGCGGTGCCCGGCGGCGTGAACAAGAACCTGAGCGTGGCCGAGCGGGACGTCTTCCTCGCCGAGATCGAGCAGATGCTCGCCTGGGCCCAGGGCGCGCTGGCCCTGGCGCGGAACTACACCGAGGAACATCTGCAGCTGGCCACGGACTTCGGGAGCTTCCCGTCCAACCACCTGTCCATCGTGGACGCGCAGGGCGGCCTCGATCTCTACCACGGCAAGCTGCGCGCGGTGACGGCGGACGGCGAGGTCATCATCGACCAGGTGGATCCGCAGGACTACCTCGACGCGATCGCCGAGGAAGTGCGGCCCTGGTCCTACATGAAGTTCCCCTTTCTCAAGGCCCTGGGCCCGGAAGAGGGCTGGTATCGCGTTGGCCCGCTGGCCAGGATCAACACCTGCGCCAGGATCAACACTCCCCTGGCCGAGGCCGCGCGCAAGGACTTCATGGCCCTCACCGGCGGCAAGCCCAACAACCTCACGCTGGCCTACCACTGGGCCCGCATGATCGAGCTGGTGCACTCGGCCGAGATGATCCGCGACCTGCTGCACGATCCCGACCTGCAGGGCAAGGACCTCGTGGTGAAGGGCGAGCGGCGGCCCGAGTGGGTGGCCATCGTCGAGGCGCCGCGCGGCACGCTCTTCCACCACTACCGCGTGGACGCGCAGGATCGGGTCACCATGGCGAACCTGATCGTGTCGACGACCAGCAACAACGAGCCCATGAACCGGGCCGTGCGGAAGATCGCCAAGGATCATCTGAGCGGGAAGCCGGAGATCACCGAGGGCCTGCTCAACCACGTGGAGGTGGGGATCCGCGCCTACGATCCCTGCCTCTCCTGCGCCACCCACGCGCTCGGCCGCATGCCCCTGGAGCTGACGCTGCTCGACGCGGCGGGCGCCGTGCTCGACCGGAAGGCGACCTCGTGA